From the genome of Hymenobacter cellulosilyticus, one region includes:
- a CDS encoding glycoside hydrolase family 25 protein, translating to MATLMNKPSRRPASRRRASSWRRYLGLAVLAIGILGLAGYLRYQRQIHRYARRAYASFRAGSLTGREKTPLLTGYSVHGIDVSSYQGKVDWATVAEHNVRFAFIKASEGVTLRDSRFQRNWKGARAAGIYRGAYHYFQPNYDGAKQANLFTRTVPLEAGDLPPVLDVEAPEFHDVAVMRRGVGTWLRLVERHYGVKPILYSNYSFYKRHLAGHFDDYPLWLAHYEVESPKLPRDKWIIWQHSDEAYIPGIRGTVDFNVFQGNFESLLALRIPAARSGKSN from the coding sequence ATGGCGACCCTCATGAATAAACCTTCCCGACGACCTGCTTCGCGCCGCCGCGCTTCTTCCTGGCGCCGCTATCTGGGCCTGGCCGTACTGGCTATAGGGATTCTGGGCTTGGCCGGCTACCTGCGCTACCAGCGCCAGATTCACCGCTACGCCCGCCGGGCCTACGCCAGCTTCAGGGCCGGCAGCCTCACGGGCCGCGAAAAAACCCCACTGCTGACGGGCTACTCGGTGCACGGTATCGATGTATCCTCGTACCAGGGCAAGGTTGACTGGGCGACCGTAGCCGAGCACAACGTGCGCTTTGCTTTCATCAAAGCCAGTGAGGGCGTTACCCTGCGCGACTCCCGCTTTCAGCGCAACTGGAAAGGCGCCCGGGCGGCGGGTATTTACCGCGGCGCTTACCATTACTTTCAGCCCAACTACGACGGCGCCAAACAAGCCAACCTGTTTACCCGCACCGTACCACTGGAGGCCGGCGACCTGCCGCCGGTGCTGGATGTGGAAGCACCCGAGTTTCACGACGTAGCCGTGATGCGGCGGGGCGTGGGCACCTGGCTGCGGCTGGTAGAGCGCCACTACGGGGTGAAACCCATTCTGTACTCCAACTACAGCTTTTATAAGCGCCACCTGGCCGGGCACTTCGACGACTACCCGCTCTGGCTGGCCCATTACGAGGTCGAAAGCCCCAAATTGCCCCGCGACAAGTGGATTATCTGGCAGCACAGCGACGAAGCCTACATTCCCGGAATCCGCGGCACGGTCGACTTCAATGTGTTTCAGGGTAATTTCGAGAGCCTGCTGGCCCTGCGCATTCCGGCTGCCCGTTCCGGCAAATCCAACTAA
- a CDS encoding VF530 family protein, with translation MAQPNPNEVRDESGHLIRELHGVTLAQILEYLVAHYGWPGLDERIKVNCFAVNPSVKSSLTFLRRTPWARTKVEDLYVRARTAEILGRQLP, from the coding sequence ATGGCTCAGCCCAACCCCAACGAAGTTCGTGACGAATCCGGCCACCTCATTCGGGAGCTGCACGGCGTCACGCTGGCTCAGATTCTGGAGTATCTGGTAGCCCACTACGGCTGGCCGGGCCTCGACGAGCGAATCAAGGTTAACTGCTTCGCAGTCAATCCATCCGTAAAGTCCAGCCTGACGTTTCTGCGCCGTACGCCCTGGGCCCGAACTAAGGTGGAAGATTTGTACGTGCGGGCCCGCACGGCTGAAATTCTGGGCCGGCAGCTTCCGTAA
- a CDS encoding Hsp20/alpha crystallin family protein has protein sequence MNLISKEFIRNIAPQLDLLNTLGGGTAQAVVRVDKREQGVVIRVAIPAVRPENFHVVLDNSRLTVYCEYRHTPEDQVAAPLFAQSLDLPANLDLTRIDAVHKGSELQVRIPFKDAAAQKREIEIKQR, from the coding sequence ATGAATCTGATTAGCAAAGAGTTTATTCGCAACATCGCCCCCCAGCTCGACCTGCTCAACACGTTAGGTGGAGGCACGGCCCAGGCGGTAGTGCGTGTGGATAAGCGCGAGCAGGGCGTGGTGATTCGGGTGGCAATTCCGGCCGTACGTCCCGAAAACTTCCACGTAGTGCTCGACAACTCCCGCCTGACGGTGTACTGCGAGTATCGCCACACGCCCGAGGATCAGGTAGCAGCTCCGCTGTTTGCCCAGAGCCTGGACCTGCCCGCCAATCTCGACCTGACCCGCATCGACGCGGTGCACAAGGGCAGTGAGCTGCAGGTGCGCATCCCCTTCAAGGATGCTGCCGCCCAGAAACGCGAAATTGAAATCAAGCAGCGCTAG
- a CDS encoding PPK2 family polyphosphate kinase yields the protein MKDSASFDLLTADSKAPSKVHKDDIQRETERIRQDLVELQDRLYAENRRSVLVILQGMDASGKDGLIRKVFSGLNPQGVRVHAFKEPTTEELAHDFLWRVHQQVPRHGMIQVFNRSHYEDVLITRVEKLITTEEARRRFTAINAFEKLLQQAGTTVLKFYLHVSEQEQRERLQERISDPAKQWKYEAGDETKALKWPLYRAVYEDVFRHCSPESCPWHLVPADQNWYKAYVVAKALRDALREMDPQYPVSKLERPKQV from the coding sequence ATGAAAGACTCCGCCTCCTTCGATTTGCTTACTGCCGATAGCAAAGCCCCTTCAAAAGTACATAAGGATGATATTCAGCGCGAAACGGAGCGAATCCGGCAGGACCTGGTAGAGTTGCAGGACCGGCTCTACGCCGAAAACCGCCGTAGCGTGCTGGTTATTCTGCAGGGTATGGATGCCAGCGGGAAAGATGGGCTGATTCGTAAGGTATTCAGCGGGCTCAACCCCCAGGGCGTGCGGGTCCACGCCTTCAAGGAGCCGACTACCGAGGAGCTAGCCCACGACTTTCTGTGGCGGGTACATCAGCAGGTGCCGCGCCATGGCATGATACAGGTGTTCAACCGTTCCCACTACGAAGACGTGCTCATTACGCGGGTCGAGAAGCTCATCACCACGGAGGAAGCCCGCCGGCGCTTTACGGCCATCAATGCCTTCGAAAAGCTTCTGCAGCAGGCCGGTACTACGGTTCTGAAGTTTTACCTGCACGTATCGGAGCAGGAACAGCGCGAGCGGCTGCAGGAGCGCATCAGCGACCCGGCCAAGCAGTGGAAGTACGAGGCCGGCGACGAGACCAAGGCGCTGAAATGGCCCCTGTACCGGGCCGTGTACGAAGACGTGTTCCGCCACTGCAGCCCCGAAAGCTGCCCCTGGCACCTGGTACCCGCCGACCAGAACTGGTACAAAGCCTACGTGGTAGCCAAAGCCCTACGCGACGCCCTGCGCGAAATGGACCCGCAATACCCAGTCAGCAAGCTGGAGCGGCCCAAACAGGTGTAA
- a CDS encoding Gfo/Idh/MocA family oxidoreductase, with product MTQIRTGLLAYGMSGKVFHAPFVATHPGFVLSAVTERSRKEARQQYPEVVSYDSVEALLADDSLELVVVNTPSNTHADFTRQALLAGKHVLLEKPVATSPDEVRELWGLAQQQGKHLLAYQNRRWDSDFQLVKHVIESGQLGRLVEVTFRYDRFKTTLNPKPFKETPLPGSGLVYDLGPHLIDQAISLFGQPLKTRKTTGRFRTGTQVDDYFSIQLLYSGFTVSLVSGLLIADPLPAFVVHGTQGSFRKNRSDVQEAQLLAGLSPLAPEYGLEPADQAGTLTIAGGNDVKTTTVLPAAKGDYTGLFEAVYHTIRHGEPYPIREEQLLWQNEILAQADDLWAL from the coding sequence ATGACACAGATTCGCACGGGCCTGCTGGCCTACGGTATGTCGGGCAAGGTTTTTCACGCCCCTTTTGTTGCCACCCACCCCGGCTTTGTGCTCAGTGCCGTGACGGAGCGTAGCCGCAAAGAAGCCCGGCAGCAGTATCCTGAAGTGGTGAGCTACGACAGCGTGGAAGCCTTGCTGGCCGACGACAGCCTGGAGCTGGTGGTCGTAAACACGCCCAGCAACACCCACGCCGACTTCACCCGCCAGGCCCTGCTGGCCGGCAAGCACGTGCTGCTGGAAAAGCCCGTGGCCACGTCGCCCGATGAGGTGCGGGAGCTGTGGGGCCTGGCCCAGCAGCAGGGCAAGCACCTACTGGCTTACCAGAACCGCCGCTGGGACAGTGACTTTCAGCTAGTTAAGCATGTTATCGAAAGCGGGCAGCTGGGCCGGCTGGTGGAAGTTACCTTCCGCTACGACCGGTTCAAGACGACGCTGAATCCCAAGCCGTTCAAGGAAACGCCCCTGCCCGGCAGCGGCTTGGTATACGACCTGGGGCCCCACCTGATTGACCAGGCCATCAGCCTCTTCGGTCAGCCCCTAAAAACGCGCAAAACCACTGGCCGCTTCCGCACGGGCACCCAGGTCGACGACTACTTCTCCATCCAACTGCTATACTCGGGCTTCACGGTATCCTTAGTATCCGGCCTGCTGATTGCCGACCCGTTGCCGGCCTTTGTGGTGCATGGCACCCAGGGCAGCTTCCGCAAAAACCGCAGCGACGTTCAGGAAGCCCAACTGCTGGCTGGCCTCTCGCCCCTGGCCCCCGAGTACGGCCTGGAGCCCGCCGACCAAGCCGGCACCCTGACTATTGCCGGCGGCAATGACGTGAAAACGACCACGGTTCTGCCTGCCGCGAAAGGCGACTACACAGGTTTGTTCGAGGCCGTGTACCACACCATTCGCCACGGTGAGCCCTATCCTATTCGGGAAGAGCAGCTGCTGTGGCAAAATGAAATTCTGGCCCAAGCCGACGACCTCTGGGCGCTATAG
- a CDS encoding serine hydrolase domain-containing protein, protein MKKILALLLGLLAFPALAQTGASTPQLAHCDAAIEQFMKRWKIPGASVAISRQGKLVYSRAFGYADLARTEPMRPSHLLRVASVSKPVTATAIMKLVEEGRIDLQHKAFGPEGYLQSAYYTGAIQDERIYDITVQQLLEHSAGWNRNNGVDGYNTSDPIDFPLHVADALSVPNPVGDSTMVRFLLSKGLDFKPGARYAYSNVGYLVLGKILEQITRQPYEAWVQEHILAPAGIHEAHLGRNLLTNKNEREAEYFSKEHRLSCYGTGKEVPAAYGTWNIEAMNAHGGWLFTARDLVRLMLATDGNPTQPDVLAPTTLAQMMEPSENNRHYAKGWMVSKKVNWHTGSLEGTASCVAQTADGYTWAILLNSRANPNRFWNDLEKLGWECVEGATEWPEQDFFPPAQNAATLRATATQPTTAALRWTNGNGSRRLVVVREGSPVETLPHDGTSYAADAAFGHGSALSKGTYVVAAGTDSTVTIRNLAPNKTYYARVVEYFQNDTTGQQAMYALDGNPSWQFHTPAAPSLLAKRSRSTGKKATAASRSTKSLNVSKAAGKKPLPATKPASTDGAEPQLSKQHSKGWSWLKWFARA, encoded by the coding sequence GTGAAGAAAATACTGGCCCTGCTACTAGGGCTGCTAGCTTTTCCCGCGCTAGCTCAAACGGGGGCCTCTACGCCGCAGCTGGCCCACTGCGACGCCGCCATTGAGCAGTTTATGAAGCGCTGGAAAATTCCGGGCGCCTCGGTAGCCATCAGCCGGCAGGGCAAGCTGGTCTACAGCCGGGCTTTCGGCTACGCCGACCTGGCCCGCACCGAACCCATGCGCCCATCCCACCTGCTGCGGGTGGCCAGCGTGTCGAAGCCGGTGACGGCCACAGCCATTATGAAGCTGGTAGAAGAAGGCCGCATTGATCTGCAGCACAAGGCCTTTGGGCCCGAGGGCTATTTGCAGTCGGCGTACTACACCGGCGCCATTCAGGACGAGCGGATCTACGACATTACGGTGCAGCAGCTGCTGGAGCACAGCGCCGGCTGGAACCGCAACAACGGCGTGGACGGCTACAACACCTCCGACCCCATCGACTTCCCCTTGCACGTGGCCGACGCGCTGAGCGTGCCCAACCCGGTGGGCGACTCTACCATGGTGCGCTTTCTGCTCAGCAAGGGCCTCGACTTCAAGCCCGGAGCCCGCTATGCCTATTCCAACGTAGGCTACCTCGTGCTGGGCAAGATTCTGGAGCAGATAACCCGGCAGCCCTACGAGGCCTGGGTGCAGGAGCATATTCTGGCCCCGGCCGGAATTCACGAAGCACACCTGGGCCGCAACCTGCTGACGAACAAGAACGAGCGGGAAGCCGAATACTTCAGCAAAGAGCACCGGCTGTCTTGCTATGGCACCGGCAAGGAAGTGCCGGCCGCCTACGGCACCTGGAACATTGAGGCCATGAATGCACACGGCGGCTGGCTGTTTACGGCCCGGGACCTGGTACGTCTGATGCTGGCCACCGACGGCAACCCCACCCAGCCCGACGTGCTGGCGCCCACAACCCTGGCTCAGATGATGGAGCCTTCCGAAAACAACCGCCACTATGCCAAGGGTTGGATGGTCAGCAAGAAGGTGAACTGGCACACCGGCAGCTTAGAAGGCACGGCCAGCTGCGTGGCCCAAACGGCCGACGGCTACACCTGGGCCATTCTGCTCAACAGCCGCGCCAACCCCAACCGTTTCTGGAACGACCTGGAAAAGCTGGGCTGGGAGTGCGTGGAAGGCGCCACCGAGTGGCCCGAACAGGACTTTTTCCCGCCGGCACAGAACGCCGCTACCCTGCGTGCCACGGCCACCCAGCCCACCACCGCCGCCCTACGCTGGACCAACGGCAACGGCAGCCGTCGCCTCGTGGTAGTGCGGGAGGGCAGCCCAGTCGAAACCCTGCCCCACGACGGCACCAGCTACGCCGCCGATGCTGCTTTTGGCCACGGCTCGGCCCTGAGCAAGGGAACCTACGTAGTAGCCGCCGGCACCGACAGCACCGTGACCATCCGAAATCTGGCGCCCAACAAGACGTATTACGCCCGGGTGGTGGAGTATTTCCAGAACGACACCACCGGCCAGCAGGCCATGTATGCCCTGGATGGCAACCCCTCCTGGCAGTTTCACACGCCTGCGGCACCGTCCTTGTTGGCCAAGCGCAGCCGCTCTACTGGTAAAAAGGCAACGGCAGCCAGCCGCTCGACCAAGAGCCTCAACGTCAGCAAAGCTGCCGGCAAAAAGCCTTTGCCCGCTACCAAGCCTGCCTCCACCGACGGGGCCGAACCTCAGCTCAGCAAGCAGCACTCCAAGGGCTGGAGCTGGCTGAAGTGGTTTGCCCGCGCCTAA
- a CDS encoding pentapeptide repeat-containing protein, whose translation MKQRRAKPTGRPTVFPAENRFERWDARTLAAQPETEFEQCHFIGCDFSGAQFSQLRFADCLFERCNLSSAAMAGASLQNVAFTDCKLSGVQFAACRDFLFEVHFQGCQLHYASFFGKKLRNTRFVTCSLTDADFTSADLTDAVFQDCTLRGTVFRNTQLVGADFTTASEFSIDPDGNTLTKARFTLTGLLGLVGKYGIIVE comes from the coding sequence ATGAAGCAGCGTCGAGCGAAGCCGACCGGCCGGCCCACCGTATTTCCCGCCGAAAACCGTTTTGAGCGTTGGGACGCCCGTACGCTGGCAGCTCAGCCCGAAACCGAGTTTGAGCAGTGCCACTTTATCGGCTGCGACTTCTCCGGGGCCCAGTTCAGCCAGCTCCGGTTTGCCGACTGCCTGTTTGAGCGCTGCAATCTGTCATCGGCGGCCATGGCGGGGGCCAGCCTGCAGAACGTAGCGTTTACCGACTGCAAGTTGTCGGGAGTGCAGTTTGCGGCCTGCCGCGACTTCCTGTTCGAAGTTCATTTCCAGGGCTGCCAGCTGCATTATGCCTCTTTCTTTGGCAAGAAGCTGCGCAACACCCGGTTTGTGACCTGCTCTCTGACCGATGCTGACTTTACCAGTGCCGACCTGACCGACGCCGTGTTTCAGGACTGCACCCTGCGCGGCACCGTGTTCCGCAACACCCAGCTCGTGGGGGCCGACTTTACCACCGCCTCCGAGTTCAGCATCGACCCCGACGGCAACACCCTGACCAAGGCCCGCTTCACGCTGACAGGTCTGCTGGGCCTGGTTGGCAAGTATGGGATAATCGTGGAATAA
- a CDS encoding NUDIX hydrolase encodes MNIIDKVAWLHLHEGRVLSTRSRGKDRYYFPGGKREAGETDAQTLIREIREELTVELEPGSLRYLGTFEAQAHGHAAGILVRMLCYAAEYRGTLQPAAEIEEVTWLTYQDRPRVSPVDQLILDWLREAGQIAE; translated from the coding sequence ATGAACATCATCGACAAAGTAGCTTGGCTGCATCTGCACGAAGGCCGGGTGCTGAGTACCCGCAGCCGGGGCAAGGACCGCTACTATTTTCCCGGTGGCAAGCGCGAAGCCGGCGAAACCGATGCCCAAACTCTGATTCGGGAAATCCGGGAGGAGCTGACCGTGGAGCTTGAGCCCGGCAGCCTGCGCTACCTGGGCACCTTCGAGGCCCAGGCCCACGGCCACGCCGCCGGTATTCTGGTGCGCATGCTCTGCTACGCGGCCGAGTACCGGGGTACGCTGCAGCCCGCCGCCGAAATCGAGGAAGTAACGTGGCTCACCTACCAGGACCGTCCCCGCGTGTCACCCGTCGATCAGCTGATATTGGACTGGCTGCGCGAGGCCGGGCAAATAGCTGAGTAG
- a CDS encoding M13 family metallopeptidase N-terminal domain-containing protein has protein sequence MMTNKNQLLLALGALGTAAGLTLAGCAASGPASTAAATTTPDATATATASTTTTAAPGSLPSVPGVGLDVTNIDKSVSPCDNFFQYASGTWLKNNPVPAAESRWSSWNQLINQNETVMRQILVEAAANRSAAKGSNAQKVGDFYASAMDSMAIEKAGLKYLKPELDRIAGIKDLKGLQASLARQQMLQTRSVLGVGVRQDRKKSTEYAVYMSQGGLTLPDRDYYLKDDARSKQIRSAYMTYLTNMFKQLGDNEATATKNANTVVRLETRLAKASKDRVALRDPYANYNKMTVAEANKQFPNLGVTSLLQQLGLGSAKEVIVGQPEFLKEASTALQSEPLGDWKTYLRWHMVNSAASALPKAYNDESFRFTQALTGAKVQQPRWKRMLRATDATLGEAFGQLYVDKAFSPETKQKALEMVNNIKTAMAEHIQGLDWMSTATKTEALKKLNSFTVKIGYPTSGRTTRP, from the coding sequence ATGATGACCAACAAAAACCAACTCTTACTAGCCTTGGGTGCCCTGGGCACCGCCGCCGGCCTCACGCTGGCCGGCTGCGCTGCCAGCGGCCCGGCTTCCACGGCTGCTGCCACCACTACCCCCGACGCCACGGCTACCGCTACGGCCTCCACAACGACGACCGCAGCGCCCGGCTCCTTGCCCTCCGTGCCCGGCGTGGGCCTCGATGTGACGAACATCGACAAGTCGGTGTCGCCCTGCGACAACTTCTTCCAGTACGCTTCCGGCACCTGGCTTAAGAACAACCCGGTGCCCGCCGCCGAGTCGCGCTGGAGCTCCTGGAACCAGCTCATCAACCAGAACGAAACCGTGATGCGGCAAATTCTGGTGGAGGCTGCCGCCAACCGCTCGGCCGCCAAGGGCTCTAATGCCCAGAAAGTAGGCGACTTCTACGCCTCGGCCATGGATTCGATGGCTATTGAAAAAGCCGGTCTCAAATACCTCAAGCCCGAGTTGGACCGCATTGCCGGCATCAAGGACCTCAAAGGCCTGCAGGCTTCGCTGGCCCGCCAGCAGATGCTGCAAACCCGCTCGGTACTGGGCGTGGGCGTGCGCCAGGACCGCAAGAAAAGCACGGAGTATGCCGTCTATATGTCGCAGGGCGGCCTCACCCTCCCCGACCGCGACTACTACCTCAAGGACGATGCGCGCTCCAAGCAGATTCGCTCGGCCTACATGACCTACCTGACCAACATGTTCAAGCAGCTCGGCGACAACGAAGCCACGGCTACCAAGAACGCGAATACCGTAGTGCGGCTCGAAACCCGGCTGGCTAAGGCTTCCAAGGACCGCGTAGCCCTGCGCGACCCCTACGCCAACTACAACAAGATGACCGTGGCCGAGGCCAACAAGCAGTTCCCCAACCTGGGCGTAACCAGCCTGTTGCAGCAGCTCGGTCTGGGCTCGGCCAAGGAAGTAATTGTGGGTCAGCCCGAGTTCCTGAAAGAAGCCAGCACGGCCTTGCAGTCGGAGCCCCTGGGCGACTGGAAAACCTACCTGCGCTGGCACATGGTCAACTCGGCGGCTTCGGCTTTGCCCAAGGCCTACAACGACGAGTCGTTCCGCTTCACCCAGGCCTTGACCGGCGCCAAGGTGCAGCAGCCCCGCTGGAAGCGCATGCTGCGCGCCACCGACGCCACCCTGGGCGAAGCGTTCGGTCAGCTCTACGTGGACAAGGCCTTCTCGCCCGAAACCAAGCAGAAGGCTCTGGAAATGGTGAACAACATCAAGACGGCTATGGCTGAGCACATTCAGGGCCTCGACTGGATGAGCACCGCTACCAAGACCGAAGCCCTGAAAAAGCTGAATTCCTTCACCGTCAAAATCGGCTACCCGACAAGTGGAAGGACTACTCGGCCCTGA
- a CDS encoding alpha/beta fold hydrolase produces the protein MAGKTLEQSFQMIYLDQRGSGRSASDPAKNYAIERLVQDLEDVRQQLGLEKWVVMSHSFGGIIATAYASKYPERVQGLVLANSILNLPASMESTATNGYKLLPEASRPPLDPAAPLPQRFGMVMGLLGQQGLMNKFMYANDSTPAHLNRAMKGVPANRDFATTLFQGPAIQGYVQDMTPGTAALKMPVLVIAGRDDYMVGPDHHKSFRFPSLQVVEVPGKHYSLLENPTEVKQALAAFVKKLPRKA, from the coding sequence TTGGCAGGCAAAACCCTGGAGCAAAGCTTCCAGATGATTTACCTGGACCAGCGCGGCAGCGGCCGTTCCGCCTCCGACCCGGCCAAGAACTACGCCATTGAGCGCCTGGTGCAGGACTTGGAGGATGTGCGCCAACAGCTTGGCCTGGAGAAGTGGGTGGTTATGTCGCACTCTTTTGGTGGTATTATTGCCACAGCCTACGCCAGCAAGTACCCCGAGCGGGTGCAGGGACTGGTGCTGGCAAACAGCATTTTGAACCTGCCCGCTTCCATGGAAAGCACGGCCACCAACGGCTACAAGCTGCTGCCCGAGGCCAGCCGTCCGCCCCTGGACCCGGCCGCTCCTCTACCCCAGCGCTTCGGCATGGTGATGGGCCTGCTGGGGCAGCAAGGGCTGATGAATAAGTTTATGTACGCCAACGACTCCACTCCGGCCCACCTGAATCGGGCCATGAAGGGCGTGCCGGCCAACCGCGACTTTGCCACCACGCTGTTTCAGGGTCCCGCTATTCAGGGCTACGTGCAGGATATGACGCCGGGTACGGCCGCGCTGAAGATGCCGGTACTGGTCATAGCGGGCCGCGACGACTACATGGTAGGCCCCGACCACCATAAGTCATTCCGGTTTCCCAGCCTGCAGGTGGTTGAGGTGCCCGGCAAGCATTATTCCTTGCTTGAAAATCCTACCGAGGTCAAGCAGGCCTTGGCTGCTTTCGTGAAGAAGCTGCCCCGCAAAGCCTAG
- a CDS encoding NADPH-dependent FMN reductase — protein sequence MHLLAFGGSLRPASTTGQLLRAAAALAPADVQFSFYEGLAGLPHFSPELDADPLPPAVITLRQALAMADGILFCTPEYAYGVPGAFKNALDWLVSTTLMTHKPVAVMSASPSFLGGDKAHASLLLTLTALNTRIAEDASLLIAGVRTKLNAAGEVTDEATRQQLRETVAALIRACRAV from the coding sequence ATGCACCTTCTTGCTTTTGGCGGCAGCCTACGCCCAGCATCCACTACCGGTCAGCTGCTGCGGGCCGCTGCGGCCCTGGCTCCGGCCGATGTGCAGTTCAGCTTCTACGAGGGACTGGCCGGTCTGCCCCACTTTAGTCCGGAGCTGGATGCCGACCCGCTGCCGCCGGCCGTAATCACGTTGCGGCAGGCTTTGGCCATGGCCGACGGTATCCTATTCTGCACGCCGGAATATGCCTACGGAGTGCCCGGCGCTTTTAAAAATGCCCTGGACTGGCTGGTTTCAACTACCCTTATGACGCATAAGCCCGTGGCTGTTATGAGTGCTTCGCCCAGCTTTCTGGGCGGCGACAAAGCCCATGCATCCCTGCTGCTCACGCTGACGGCCCTGAATACGCGCATCGCGGAGGACGCCAGCCTACTGATTGCGGGAGTGCGCACCAAGCTTAATGCCGCCGGCGAAGTGACGGATGAGGCAACCCGGCAGCAACTGCGGGAAACTGTAGCCGCTCTGATACGGGCCTGCCGGGCGGTTTAG
- a CDS encoding BlaI/MecI/CopY family transcriptional regulator, with product MEKLTQPEEEAMQVLWKLDGGFTKDVLELLPEPRPPYTTLASTIRNLERKGYLRAEKLGNSFRYSPLIKAEDYRKRFMSAFVGDYFRNSYKELVTFFAKEQKISAAELQDIIRMIENGEAK from the coding sequence ATGGAAAAGCTAACCCAACCCGAAGAAGAGGCCATGCAGGTGCTCTGGAAGCTCGACGGCGGCTTCACGAAAGACGTGCTGGAACTGTTGCCCGAGCCCCGGCCGCCCTACACCACGCTGGCCTCTACCATCCGCAATCTGGAGCGCAAAGGCTACCTGCGGGCCGAGAAGCTCGGCAACTCCTTCCGGTACTCTCCCCTCATTAAGGCCGAAGACTACCGCAAGCGGTTTATGTCAGCCTTCGTGGGCGACTATTTCCGCAATTCCTACAAGGAGCTGGTGACGTTTTTTGCCAAGGAGCAGAAAATCAGCGCGGCCGAGTTGCAGGACATCATCCGCATGATTGAAAACGGCGAGGCCAAGTAA